TGCCGAAGTTGTTTCAATTTCCGTTTTTGCCGTCACGGCTGCGGCTCAGGGTCCGCTACACCGTTCGGTATAAGAAAACCCCTTTCCCGGTCCAACCTCAAACGTATGGGGTTTACCGAAACCTTACGAAAAAACAACGCATCATGATAAATGAATCACCTGTAATGAGCAACGACTTTACAAAAAAATCCTTTGTGTGGTAAAGAGTCAGGGGCGTATAGTGTGCAACCGTACCACCTGTAACCGCTTGTCAAGCTCAGAGAGTTTTCTGGTACTCACAACCTTTGCCTTGTGGTTGGTGAATGTGGCAGCGACTGCCGCTCTTTTCGGGGTATGATTCGGAATAGACTGACCTGATTGCCCCCTTTATTTATTTTCGTATTTTAGGATCGTGCATAGTGACGGAACTGATCACGCGGTTTACCACCTGGCTGGCCGTGGAAAGGGGCTATTCCCCCCATACCGTGGCCGGCTACCAGCGGGACCTTAAGGAGTTTGCCGGGTTTGCCGGGCCGGACATTGAGGTCGCCACGATTGATCCCCTCATGGTGCGGGCCTATGTCTTTGAGCTGAACAGTCGCAACCAGGCATCTTCGGTGGCCCGCAAGTTGTCGGCCCTGCGCACTTTTTTTCGTTATCTGCTCCGTAACCGGATCGTGGCCCACGATCCGGTTGCCGCCATTGCCAGGCCCAAGCAGGCAAAGCACATGCCGGTGTTTCTTACGGTTGACGAGGTGTTTTCCCTGATAGAGGCCCCGGGCAAGGAGGATACCTTCGCGGTCCGGGATACCGCGATCCTGGAGTTGTTGTACTCCACCGGCATGCGGGTGGCCGAGCTGGCCTCTGGTAATCTCGCTGACCTTGATCTTGAAACCGGAATGGTCCGGGTGACCGGCAAGGGCCGGCGGCAGCGGTTGGTGCCCATGG
Above is a window of Desulfobacterales bacterium DNA encoding:
- the xerC gene encoding tyrosine recombinase XerC, yielding MTELITRFTTWLAVERGYSPHTVAGYQRDLKEFAGFAGPDIEVATIDPLMVRAYVFELNSRNQASSVARKLSALRTFFRYLLRNRIVAHDPVAAIARPKQAKHMPVFLTVDEVFSLIEAPGKEDTFAVRDTAILELLYSTGMRVAELASGNLADLDLETGMVRVTGKGRRQRLVPMGRPAMEALQAYFPQRRELLAACARRNGNPARDAVFLNNRGSRLTTRSIERLVSMYARRAGIAARVSPHALRHSFATHLLEMGADLRSVQELLGHASLSTTQKYTHLNMDHLMEVYDRSHPKARKGKSLRMS